The Manihot esculenta cultivar AM560-2 chromosome 11, M.esculenta_v8, whole genome shotgun sequence genome includes a region encoding these proteins:
- the LOC110625439 gene encoding coiled-coil domain-containing protein 124 isoform X2, which translates to MPKKMGVNSKAEAARARKSATEAERKERDAREKEEQFWREAEGPKSRAAKKREEESEKRAEAVARRAEARRLAEQEEKEIDKSMKKPDKKANRVSIPVPKVTEAELRRQREEEQAELAKKADEMKRRQSRTAAVEDYEKMVLVTNTNRDDSIIEARTVEDAIAQMAVTDNLPVDKHPERRLKASFKAFEEVELPKLKEEKPGLTHNQYKDMIWKLWKKSPDNPLNQINE; encoded by the exons ATGCCGAAGAAGATGGGCGTCAATAGCAAGGCTGAGGCCGCTCGGGCTCGGAAGAGCGCCACCGAAGCCGAGCGCAAGGAGCGCGACGCACGCGAAAAGGAAGAGCAGTTCTGGCGCGAAGCCGAGGGCCCTAAATCCCGTGCCGCCAAGAAACGGGAGGAGGAATCTGAAAAGCGAGCAGAAGCCGTTGCTCGTCGCGCTGAAGCCCGCCGGTTGGCCGAACAGGAAGAGAAGGAGATCGATAAATCCATGAAGAAGCCAGATAAGAAGGCGAATCGGGTTTCTATTCCTGTTCCTAAGGTGACGGAAGCGGAGCTGAGGCGGCAGCGGGAAGAGGAGCAGGCGGAGCTGGCTAAGAAAGCGGACGAGATGAAACGAAGGCAGAGCAGGACAGCTGCTGTGGAGGATTATGAGAAAATGGTGTTGGTTACAAATACGAATCGTGATGATTCCATTATTGAAGCGAGGACTGTGGAGGATGCGATTGCACAAATGGCAGTCACGGATAACTTGCCGGTTGATAAGCATCCCGAGAGGAGGCTCAAGGCCTCGTTTAAG GCTTTTGAGGAAGTTGAGCTTCCTAAACTGAAGGAAGAGAAGCCAGGTCTTACTCATAATCAATACAAGGACATGATATGGAAGTTATGGAAGAAATCTCCTGACAATCCTCTTAATCAG ATTAATGAGTGA
- the LOC110626233 gene encoding GDSL esterase/lipase At5g55050, producing the protein MGKKIFLVVLCLATVVDLLLSANAEVPAVFILGDSTADVGANNFLPDSKDRADFPPYGIDFPHARPTGRFSNGLNSADFLAKLMGFKRSPLPFFYLVNNTKLIKRPSFRGVNFASAGSGLLNITGQTMNGKKNVFTMAEQVEQFSSIYSVLVAVKGQASAEAFLSKSLFFISTGSNDIFAYYLSKSTAPKQDFLATLGLLYDSYLRSLYKLGARKFGIISVPPIGCCPALRIQNTTGGCLEDLNTLATEFYSTINTLLIKLSTDYSDIKYSLGNAYEMTINVIDNPHPFGFENVANACCGDEKIPCSPNATFCSNRHEYLFWDLFHPTQAAARLAAITLYSGEPQFVSPINFKQLAEA; encoded by the exons ATGGGGAAGAAAATATTTCTTGTGGTCCTGTGCTTGGCCACTGTTGTTGATCTTCTCTTATCAGCAAATGCAGAAGTTCCTGCTGTTTTCATATTGGGAGATTCAACAGCTGATGTTGGTGCTAACAATTTCTTGCCTGATAGTAAAGACAGGGCAGATTTTCCTCCTTATGGCATTGATTTTCCTCACGCTAGACCTACAGGAAGGTTCAGCAATGGCCTCAATAGTGCTGATTTTCTGG CTAAGCTAATGGGATTCAAGAGAAGTCCATTGCCCTTCTTCTATCTAGTGAACAACACAAAACTAATCAAGAGGCCGAGCTTTAGAGGAGTAAATTTTGCCTCTGCTGGGTCTGGCCTTCTAAATATAACTGGACAAACAATG AATGGCAAGAAGAATGTTTTCACAATGGCAGAGCAAGTAGAGCAATTTTCTTCAATCTACAGTGTACTTGTGGCTGTTAAAGGTCAAGCTTCTGCTGAAGCTTTTCTCTCCAAGTCTTTGTTCTTCATCAGCACTGGTAGCAACGATATTTTCGCTTACTACTTGTCGAAAAGTACTGCTCCAAAGCAAGATTTCTTAGCTACATTAGGACTTCTATATGACAGCTATTTAAGG AGCTTATATAAACTAGGAGCAAGGAAGTTCGGGATTATAAGTGTTCCACCAATTGGATGTTGTCCAGCTCTAAGGATTCAAAACACCACAGGTGGTTGTTTGGAGGACTTGAATACTCTTGCTACAGAATTTTACTCCACAATCAATACCTTATTGATCAAGCTCAGCACAGATTATTCAGACATTAAGTATTCCCTTGGAAATGCATATGAAATGACTATAAATGTGATAGACAATCCTCATCCGTTCG GTTTTGAGAATGTAGCAAATGCATGTTGTGGAGATGAAAAGATACCATGCAGTCCAAATGCCACCTTCTGCTCGAATCGCCACGAATACTTGTTCTGGGATTTGTTCCATCCTACACAGGCTGCTGCAAGACTGGCAGCTATAACATTGTATAGTGGTGAACCGCAATTCGTTAGCCCCATTAACTTCAAACAGTTGGCTGAGGCTTAA
- the LOC110625439 gene encoding coiled-coil domain-containing protein 124 isoform X1 — protein sequence MPKKMGVNSKAEAARARKSATEAERKERDAREKEEQFWREAEGPKSRAAKKREEESEKRAEAVARRAEARRLAEQEEKEIDKSMKKPDKKANRVSIPVPKVTEAELRRQREEEQAELAKKADEMKRRQSRTAAVEDYEKMVLVTNTNRDDSIIEARTVEDAIAQMAVTDNLPVDKHPERRLKASFKAFEEVELPKLKEEKPGLTHNQYKDMIWKLWKKSPDNPLNQVQINE from the exons ATGCCGAAGAAGATGGGCGTCAATAGCAAGGCTGAGGCCGCTCGGGCTCGGAAGAGCGCCACCGAAGCCGAGCGCAAGGAGCGCGACGCACGCGAAAAGGAAGAGCAGTTCTGGCGCGAAGCCGAGGGCCCTAAATCCCGTGCCGCCAAGAAACGGGAGGAGGAATCTGAAAAGCGAGCAGAAGCCGTTGCTCGTCGCGCTGAAGCCCGCCGGTTGGCCGAACAGGAAGAGAAGGAGATCGATAAATCCATGAAGAAGCCAGATAAGAAGGCGAATCGGGTTTCTATTCCTGTTCCTAAGGTGACGGAAGCGGAGCTGAGGCGGCAGCGGGAAGAGGAGCAGGCGGAGCTGGCTAAGAAAGCGGACGAGATGAAACGAAGGCAGAGCAGGACAGCTGCTGTGGAGGATTATGAGAAAATGGTGTTGGTTACAAATACGAATCGTGATGATTCCATTATTGAAGCGAGGACTGTGGAGGATGCGATTGCACAAATGGCAGTCACGGATAACTTGCCGGTTGATAAGCATCCCGAGAGGAGGCTCAAGGCCTCGTTTAAG GCTTTTGAGGAAGTTGAGCTTCCTAAACTGAAGGAAGAGAAGCCAGGTCTTACTCATAATCAATACAAGGACATGATATGGAAGTTATGGAAGAAATCTCCTGACAATCCTCTTAATCAG GTGCAGATTAATGAGTGA